The Eleginops maclovinus isolate JMC-PN-2008 ecotype Puerto Natales chromosome 10, JC_Emac_rtc_rv5, whole genome shotgun sequence nucleotide sequence TAACTCAACAgtaaatattttgtgtgcaATAATGAAACTGTGCAACTCTGATTTACTCtagaataaatactgtattaaTTTAAGTATACCGTACCCTTTAacttcattttcttatttatacTTTTCTTGCATTTTAACGCTTAATCATAGATCTCTcttcagcattattattatttacatggTAGTTTCATTGTAGTACCTCACAATTAATCAAAAGTAATGCTTGagccattttccttttttaggaTTAGTATGTAATCAATTTATCAGGACGGTATTTCAAAGTATTAGATATAGTATAAGCATATTCACTTCCATATAAAcctaaataaatgcaaaacctttattttctgctgtCTTTGACCATTTTCGgccatatttattatttcaccaTTCATGTTCAAGCTCCATAGGTCCCTCCAGCCTCCAACCTATATGCGCCACCTGCTGGTTGTAGACATGTACTGCTTGGACCTTGTAATAATGTTGCTCATCAATTAACAGTTTTAACTTTTGTAATTTGTCTTCCACTCATAAGACTGTTATGAGAAGCTGAAACCTTTATTTCAGATGCTGAAATTACCTGTTCAATCTAAGGGGATTATTTACTGTATCTTCGATCCATATCTTGTTATTCTTCAATATTTGTATGTATAATTGTATACAGTCTCCTAATGCGTTTCCTTACTCTATGTATAACGTGATTTTAAAGCACTCTTTTAGCGTTATAAAAACCGTTGCTTTCTTGAATGCCTCACGGGTCGGACTCTCCCCGgaacctctcctctccttcctgctCACCTCGGACATATTTTGATGGAGCACACAGAGCGAACACGGTGGGACGCTCATGTTTAACTGAGAGTAGAAACCGCAAATTaaacctaaaaaataaacattttaatttcaaatagACTTTAAATCATATCCACCATATAATATGAATTAATATGTTGTAGTTTGGTAAATAGAAATGCGCAGGTACGTATACATTTTGACATAAAAACTGTTGAAGCTAATATTCATTCAGCTCTAACgttatttgttgtgtgtttacctATTTATGTCGacacatatatttaattaaGGCCATAAGGATGAATTTAAATGAGCTAATTTACGCTTATTGACTGTTAACTACAGAGGTAACGTTAACGGAAGAGTTcacgtaaaaaaaacaattaaccTTTTTCTTATAAATACCAGTTAAGGCTGAAAACCCAACATCGTAAAATAGACTCATGGTTATTATCAACCTAAAACGGTGCATTGTTGTGTGTTAGTTTCATATATGTCGTGGTAATATCTGTTATtatatttgtcatgtttttgttttgcaggtaAAACCAGCTCAGCATTTCAAAGATGGAGCCCCTTGCCCCAGACACTGAGGTTCGTGTAGCCGTGGCCCAGTGTTTCCGAACCCTCTCTACATCCACAGAAACCGAAGACATTATCAGCTCTCTTCAAACCTTGCACTCTTTCCTGGATGAAGGAGCAGAGAGCAGAAGCAGCTCGGATCAGAGAGCAGAGTTCAGGAGGGCTCACTTTACCCGCACCCTTCAGTTCCTCGTCAGCAACATCCAGGCGGACTGGCTGCCCGGCCTCTCAGCCGCCCAGCGCACTGAACTGTGGGACGGCCTGTTCCTCAGAGGCCCCCCCGAGCAAGCCCTGCTGGTGCTGATGGAGGGAATATCTGAGCTGAGGTGGGTGGTGTTCTTCTCTAATAGTAAAAAGACTAttcttcagaatcagaattctgTCAATGCTTCATTAAGGTACTGCTTCTCTCTGAACCTTAAAGGTCTGCTAGCTTTATTTACATATTCaccattatttaaaaaaaacatgacattgaaATTTCCTATTTCACTTGGTTTTACATCCCAGCTCGTGGGGGAAAAGGGTTCTAGCTATGTATGTGCAATCAAACttgtaaatacttttaaaattatGAATAATGTATATCTGTGAGTTATCTACATGCATAGTTTTTATACACAGGTCTTCACTTCTCTTCATTGTCTCTTTCCACAGAGCCAGCACTAGCCTGGATCTGTTGATCAGCGTCACTGAGCAGTTCCTTCAGAGCGGCCGCCTCGCTGCGCTGCTCTGGTCCTACTGTCTGCTGACGGCTCCCTCTGACTCCCCCCAGCTCAGGGAGACTCTGCTGGCTCGTATTGTGGCGCTGCCAGACCTCACCGCCAACCGGTTACATCTGAAGAACAAGCACTGCTTCTGCCCTCAGCAGTACTACACTCTGCTCGCCTCAGAGATGCTCACCGCGCTGGAGAGGACCTGCCAAGCACTCAGAGGTGAAGGATCATCTTAATATAATGCCAGAATTTGATGGGCTTATGTCAAAGATTTATTTGTAGGATATCAAAATGATAATTTGTCATCATTACTGTTTTCTGATTTTTATTTGGAACAGATGGCACAGACTGCTCCCTGACTTTCGTGTCTCAGACACTTGGAAAAGTGTGTATCCAGGGCCATAGTGGTGAGTTTACTGTACATTAAACTGAAACTAAACTGCATTGATTTGTGGTTATTGGTTTATCTGTTAATGTCatagtgtttgttttatgaaaCCAAAAGCTTTGAGTTGTTCTAGAGAATACTGATTACGTCTGATAGGCATGACTTTCATCCATAAAACTGAATTTTCCTTTCACTCGCTCTAGGAAATAATTAGAATTGTTTTTTGAGACACAGACTAAGATGTATCTACCTgttgcatttttatttcctacCTCCAGGTCCTGTGTTTGCAGTGATGGCGCCCCGGCTGTCTGTGTGCACGCGCTCTGACATGGTGTGGCAGAGGGTTTGCTGGAAGCTGCTCCAGAACGTTCCTCAGCGATGGATGGAGAGCGTGCTCACTGGGCTGGTGCAGGCCGTCAGCGGGTAACGTGGACAAGAGACGGTCATACACAGTTAAACCTCTTACAGCTTAGATAGCCTGTAGTTGAGTTTTCTATTTGCCTTCATGACACCAGTTCCCACCTCCTTTCTTCAGGCCTGAAGCCTTTGGCAGGATCGTTGGGAATCTAGTGATAACCAATAAAAAGGCCCAGTTTGTCATCACTCACAAACTGCTGTTACTACAGTACAAGTATGAGGTAAGAAGATGACTTGCAGCCTCATATTATAACTTTAACATTAACTAATGaagattttttgttttcctaGACTCAAGTCTTGAGAACGGTCCTGGGTTACCTCTCAGCCGACAGGGAGCGGAGGCCACTGCTCATCCAGGTGAGCGCATCAGGATAATTAGCACCCAAATTgacaaaacataatattttgGGATGATACTGACGtgtagggctgggcgatatatCGATATTTAAGATATAtcgatatattttttaataagatATGGAATTAGACCATATCGCATATATCGATATAGTTCAAAATTGCGCTGTAATACTTGCTTCAGGCAAGCCGTTGATCGGAACTCTCTGCACTGCTTCACGCGCCCCGGCTCCGCCCCTCCTCTTTCATgcacagagggggggggagggggagggacacTCCGGCACTCTTCAACATACATGGAGAAGGCAACAACGTCTGCAGAGCGTACGGTGGAGAGCCCCTTGgttggtaaaagaaaaagcagtagcTCAATCATTTGGAGATGGTTCGGATACAAATTGTCAGATGAGCAACAAAACCAAGCTATATGTAGGGAGTGCCATAAGCACATTGCAGCCAGTGGTGGAAGCACTACGAATCTTTTTCATCACTCAAAAACGTGGCACAAAGTGCAATATGAAGAGtgtgtgaagctgctgcagaagCCACAGGCACAAGCCGTCCCCAACCCGACAAAGCTCCAGCCCCAAAACAAAGCTCACTGCAAGCTTCATTTCCCCGCTGTGTGCCGTATGAGAAGAAAAGCGACAAGTGGCGTGCAATAACAAAGGCGGTGTCCTTTCACATTGCCAAAGACATGGTCCCTGTTGCAACAGTGGAACAGGTCGGGGTCAAAGAGCTAATTAAAAAGCTGGACCCGAGATACGAGCTTCCCAGTCGAAACTATTTTGCACGAGAAGCACTGCCGCAAATGTATAGTGAAGTCAGACAGAACGCTGCAGGCCGGCTCGCTAACTCACCCATTTTGTGTTGACCAGCGATATGTGGTCAAGCAGGACGTGTGAGCCTTATATGAGCGTGACAGTTCACTTCATGCAAGACTGGGAGATGAAAACAGCTTGTCTCCAAACAAggctatttttatttaagatattttatttatttaaatgtgcacctTACGGAGCTTTGTTATacagtgtttatgtttacattttatagtgAGTTTTCAATGAAACTACTCGTATTTGACTTTGACtgagcatttcatttcacagctcTCACTTTGCGGAAAAAATATCGGGATATATATCGTATATCGATATTCAACCTAAATATATCGGGATATGACTTTTGgtccatatcgcccagccctactgacgtgtgtgtgtgtgtgtgtgggtgtgtgctcTCAGGTGCTGCGGTCTCTGTCCCAGGCCTGGGCTAACCCCAGTGCAGTTAAGCACACACCTCTGGAGCAGCAGCTGTATGTCAGTAAGGCCTTACTGCTGAGTGTGCGTCTGCTGAGAGACGCCGAGCTGCAGGAACTACGCTCAGGTACAAGCAGGGTTCGAGGCCTTAAATTACTCAGTAAACCAACAGAATAAATATCAATTGTTATGGCTTCACGTCCTTTCTATCACGCACTCTGCTACCTTTGATATGTTCAaagattacatttgatttttcGCTGATTATGATAAAAATCGCTCCCAATAAGATGAGAATCATACATTTACTAACTTTAGTGATTTGAAAAAGCTGTTTAGCTGGCTAACATGGTAGGGAAAAACAtacctgatttaaaaaataacggTGTAATTAAGCAAGAAAGGACAAATTCGCACAATTAtgcaagttttaaaaaaatgatccaCTATGTTTAAGTGCAATTTCAGTgtttaaagcattttttcagGATGGCTCTGATAAGATTGGGCATTATTTTAGCCAAGATAATTGTTATTTCAAATTGTCCCATTCCTCAATAAGACAGTATGAATTTAGATTGTAAAACGCGCCCCCTTACCTCTGCTCTCTGTGCTGTGTCTCTCAGAGTTGCTTCAGTGCATGCTGGGCGGCATGCAGAGCCACCTGGACAGCAGCGTGGTGCGGATCAGACACATGGGCATGGTGGTGGGGGAGTGCCTGAGCGCCCGCATGGACATCAACAAAACCAAGCTCAAGTTTGAGGTACAGTTGATAAAAGCCctcaaatatattattaatcATTTGATTAAAAGGCCGTGGGGACCTGCGTCTGAGTTTGTGTTGTGCTGTAGTACGATCAGGACGAGGAAACCCTGGAGCTGCTTTCTATGATGACTCCCATCTctggagaggagccagaggCTGAGCCTGAGAACGGGTAAGTGACTTCACATCTAATAACTGTTACGCATCTTAGTCAGAATATCTGTGATACAATCATACGGTTCAATGTTATTACGCTCCCTAGCAGATGATCACTTTAATCCCCTGTGCTTACATTAGCAACTGGAAGTATTGTGAAAATGATGAGGAATTTTAAGTAAGAGGGTGTTGGTTTTGTGTAAGAGttgcagcagtggctcagtcagtaggggcttggactgggaaccgtagggtcgccggttcaagtccccaacagacttgaaatatggaaagtggactgctacttggagaggtcccagttcacctcctaggccctgctgtggtgcccttgagcaaggcaccggacacctccaatccccccctccccattgctccccgggcgctgcacgatagctgcccactgctcctagtactaggatgggttaaatgcagaggactaatttcactgtgtgtgctctgctgtgtgcatgtatgtgactaataaagagggtttcatcctcgaTTCTATCTAACTAACATAAAAACTACCAAACATTATTATCCCTATTTCTATCAGTGCGTTTGGTCATAAGTACAGCTTAAAATGGATCCAAAATAAAGGTCAACAGTCTGTAATGCTATCAAagaaattgcatttttaatgtcttttatttttgtgtattttcatttttttttaccatatttAATGAGTATTGGTGAAGGGAGACGGAGATCACTTTTAATGAACCACAGATTTTAATTTCCAACAGCTGCTTGTGTAATTGCTGTGCGTTTGACAATACAAATCTAAGCAGCCTTTAtgaacagtttttcttttataactGAGTAGTCCGTTTTATAGCATTTTAACAGAAGCAATGGAGGAAAGTATCTTCCAAGCACACGTACTTTAAATGATTTGGACAATTAATATTCTATTCACATAAGAAGTATAATCAAGGGCTCATTAAACATACTCACTTTCTATGTGTCTGTAGGCATAGATCGTATTTAAGACTAGGTCTATCATTCGCAGAGTCACCTCTCCTCTGGAGGCCAGTGAAAAAACTACCCAGAATGCATCATCTGAAAATAAGTCAAAATCTGACCCCGACTCCGACCTGGACAGGTAAATATGATCTCTTCTCTGTTATACTTTAATTATGTATTGTGAGAAGTGGTTTTGGTAACTTAAAGTCTTTCCCTGGTGCAGCGACGACGAGTTCACGCCGTACGACATGTCTGCCGATCAGGAAATGAGTAAAGAGTCCCCGCCACGCTACCTACGAGACTGTCTGGAAAGTATGGCTCCAGATATTACATTTATCCCATCTCATAGATCACCCTGTGTTTCAATATTTAATGTGCTTCCAGctgtaatctttttttaatctgttgaACCCTCCagttttcatttcctctgagGACTCGGTGCGCTTGGAGCTCAGTTTGAGAGTGGCTGAGGGTTTGGTGAGGAAGAACGTCTTCGCTGCCAGAGAGGTATGAAGGCTACACACAACAGAAAGTGCTTTAGTTTTTATTCATCCCTTGAAAATGccattaaaaaatacacttcaaaCGACATATCTTTTGCTTTTGATATAAAATCAGAGCATTTACTTCCTGTAAAGACAAATCCCATAtcttttataataaaactaatcTTTCTGAAAAATGGCTCCTTACAGATTACTTTTCACTCTATGGTTTATGATTGTCTCCGTGTTTTTCAGATCAGTGTCCAGCTGACCAAAGTGCTTCTTCACATGGAGAATAAATACAGCATACGTGGCTTCCTGAGTCTCAGACAGGCGACCATGGTGGCGCTCACGGTCACCGACTGCATCCCTGTAATGATCAGCactttatttctacattttatgcacattttatgcacattttatgcacatttaaattgtatctGAATGTATATATACTTTCTGGGATAGGTGACTCAGTATTTGACCACAGAGTTTTACTCCATGAACTACAGTCTATGCCAGCGGCTCGATATCTTGGAGGTAAAGTGGCTGTGTTCCTTGATGAATGATTTAGGGCTGCAACTatcacttgtttttattatcatttattctGCTGATTATTCACTAGATTAATCaattgtttggtctataaatcaaaaaattgtgaaaacatttataagatgtctttaaatgtctcataatgtcagtccaaaacccaaagtcattacatttgatcatttataTAGAAAGACTTTTCCATATTTGAAAGGTTCATGCcattattttcttactttttgaGTGGAAATGGACGTTTATTATTAATAGGTCATCAAAAAAACGTTTTAGATTGATTTGAGCTGTTCTGATCATTGCTGAGAGCAATCAtgaagctgtttttgttttgctctctcAGGTCCTAGCCCTGGCAGCGCAGGAGCTTTCTAAGCCAATCACTGCAGAGAGAAGTCCGCCTGTAGGTGTTCCTGTCAGCACTGATCTGACTCCGTACCCCGGGGACAACCCTGTCCACTGGAGACAGGTGGTAGAGAGGCGGATTCAAAGCAAGACGAAACGCCTCACTAAGGTAGTGAAGTGGACCAATGGTTCACCACAACTGTACTCCTGAGCTTTAATAGTTGTatattcattttccttttgctCCTGCTGAAGGGTGTCACACAACCTCCTGCTAAGGCGACCCCTAACCGTTACGCCCCGGTTGCCggacatttcttttttcctcttctcagCAACTATGACAAGTAAGTGTTTTTCTTCAAGACAAATGTTAAGGCTCCActcttgttgttttgtgtgttcaaCCGATAAAACCGGAGTGTAATGCCTTCCTGCCAGGCCTcaggtgacctttgacctgttGGGCGGGGACCATCTTGTACTGGGCAGGTTGATCCACACGCTGGGCCTCTTCATGCACCTGGCAGTGAATGCACCGGtaattttttagtttttagtttagttttataTGATATCATTTCAGTGTAAAGCTTTTTATCAACTTCAATGTGCTTAAGTTTCAGGTATGACCCCTGTAAAGTATttcaatatgtatattttattataaaaggGGATCAGAAACGTGATTTATAGCTAGGTAAAGAGTTgtatttcagcttttaaaagcaGAATTAGGAATTGACACATCATAATGTTACAATAGGCTAAAATAagtctatttttgttttgttttttgcagatAGCTGCACAGATGGGTCGTGCTTTATTGGACTTTGTGTGGGCGGTGCGCTACCATGTTGACCAGTAAGTATGATGCACAATTGTTTCAGGGAAGTTAAGATAGTTGTGGTTATTAACACCACTATAATTTAGTCTTCCTGTATGGCTATAGCCTCTTCctagaaacatattttttaaagaccATAATGAAGATAATAATACATATCAGTCTGAGCTGTAAactgaaatgtgtctgttgCAGGATGGTGAGACGAGGCGTCCTCTTCGCTGTTTGCTCCGTGTTCCTGAGCATGCCCAGTCAAACCCTGCTGGTGGACCTGAACGAGCAGCTCTTTGAGACCAGAACCTGGCTTGCAGGTAAATCAAAAACACTGCCAAAGTCTTTACATGTGGATTACATTTTGAACTTACTCATGAATAAAGCAATagattgtttgtatttattaaaaatagacTAGCCTCTTCAAATGAGGGATTCTTGTAAATGAGCAAATGTCTGAGGCTGCACCTGCATAGTGTAATTCTGGAAGGGATGTCCTctcaatgacacacacatgcacacacccacacacacacacacatgtacagctGGACTGAGCAATTCTGGGAAATGGGAGAGGAACACGGATGTCCTGTACTGCATGGACCGTCCATGACGGGATCGGCCCTGCAGCAGTTGGATGTTCCTTTATCCCTCTGAGGGTTAGGGTAGTTTCACATTGCAGCTGAATGACGATTGACACAGTTTGTCCTTCCACAAAGGACTGTTACTTGTTCAATGAAAATGCCAGGATTATGTGCATGTGAATGATTTTGCTCTTATTATCATTCCGAGACATCTAGGCTATCTTTGAGCTAAAGATGCTAATAATATTATTGTGCTGTTAGAGGGGGGATTTTTTAAAGTGGGGTCATATCAGGTACTTACTGTCAATACTGTCAACCGTA carries:
- the telo2 gene encoding telomere length regulation protein TEL2 homolog, which translates into the protein MEPLAPDTEVRVAVAQCFRTLSTSTETEDIISSLQTLHSFLDEGAESRSSSDQRAEFRRAHFTRTLQFLVSNIQADWLPGLSAAQRTELWDGLFLRGPPEQALLVLMEGISELRASTSLDLLISVTEQFLQSGRLAALLWSYCLLTAPSDSPQLRETLLARIVALPDLTANRLHLKNKHCFCPQQYYTLLASEMLTALERTCQALRDGTDCSLTFVSQTLGKVCIQGHSGPVFAVMAPRLSVCTRSDMVWQRVCWKLLQNVPQRWMESVLTGLVQAVSGPEAFGRIVGNLVITNKKAQFVITHKLLLLQYKYETQVLRTVLGYLSADRERRPLLIQVLRSLSQAWANPSAVKHTPLEQQLYVSKALLLSVRLLRDAELQELRSELLQCMLGGMQSHLDSSVVRIRHMGMVVGECLSARMDINKTKLKFEYDQDEETLELLSMMTPISGEEPEAEPENGVTSPLEASEKTTQNASSENKSKSDPDSDLDSDDEFTPYDMSADQEMSKESPPRYLRDCLEIFISSEDSVRLELSLRVAEGLVRKNVFAAREISVQLTKVLLHMENKYSIRGFLSLRQATMVALTVTDCIPVTQYLTTEFYSMNYSLCQRLDILEVLALAAQELSKPITAERSPPVGVPVSTDLTPYPGDNPVHWRQVVERRIQSKTKRLTKGVTQPPAKATPNRYAPVAGHFFFPLLSNYDKPQVTFDLLGGDHLVLGRLIHTLGLFMHLAVNAPIAAQMGRALLDFVWAVRYHVDQMVRRGVLFAVCSVFLSMPSQTLLVDLNEQLFETRTWLADVAEGDPDEDCRNLAIQSLVLLDKSLKKQLQDQQALSMES